In one Neobacillus sp. WH10 genomic region, the following are encoded:
- a CDS encoding alpha/beta fold hydrolase produces the protein MIFHIIYIGMETYVGKNFVQTSRGGFEFFTQGSGEPLCITHLYSEFNELGNYFADALIKHFKVYLINLKEAGNSDNVTCDDELSISESVKDLEAIKEALNYEQWSFAGHSFGFFRRNQ, from the coding sequence GTGATTTTTCATATCATTTATATAGGGATGGAAACATATGTGGGAAAAAATTTCGTACAGACATCTAGAGGAGGATTTGAATTCTTTACTCAAGGAAGCGGAGAACCTCTTTGTATTACTCATTTATATAGTGAGTTTAATGAATTAGGAAACTACTTTGCAGATGCTTTAATAAAGCATTTCAAAGTGTATTTGATAAATTTAAAAGAAGCTGGCAACTCTGACAACGTTACTTGTGACGACGAACTAAGTATAAGTGAAAGTGTCAAAGATTTAGAGGCAATTAAAGAAGCACTAAATTATGAGCAATGGAGTTTTGCTGGACATTCGTTTGGTTTTTTCAGAAGAAATCAATGA
- a CDS encoding DUF2533 family protein produces the protein MSVHKDLIKHAAIQNKTYQEFLTLDQQRENYIDEAIELCKQGNPFSTDKINEVTNMINNINLRFIPTRKNVSVEMVQDYVKSITKNQ, from the coding sequence ATGAGTGTACATAAAGATTTAATCAAACATGCTGCTATTCAAAATAAAACTTACCAAGAGTTTCTGACTCTGGATCAACAGCGTGAAAACTATATTGATGAAGCAATTGAATTATGTAAACAAGGCAATCCGTTTTCAACAGATAAAATAAATGAAGTAACGAATATGATTAATAATATTAATCTGCGATTTATTCCGACAAGGAAAAACGTTTCGGTTGAGATGGTTCAAGATTACGTAAAATCAATTACAAAAAATCAATAA
- a CDS encoding MarR family winged helix-turn-helix transcriptional regulator, whose protein sequence is MAATINLTKRRREFLDKIWHQYQTTNLPVHYSEVAEAIGVSKWTAYDVLKTLESQGLLKRTYATNENETGRSVVVFSPTEMADHLFQKERRIFSNPEEWEMILNQATNLIENQQNLPLMDGINNILEQMKNVDVKLEFCAYFLCVLIIFLKSLGNPVKELTVNVVNASQESKVQLTVFVGAVVGMIIQSVGEELSPEMVTLVQQFFDNANQLNSKELDILISFIKQS, encoded by the coding sequence GTGGCTGCTACGATAAACTTAACGAAAAGGAGAAGAGAATTTTTAGACAAGATTTGGCATCAGTATCAAACAACCAATCTTCCTGTTCATTATTCGGAAGTGGCAGAAGCAATTGGTGTAAGTAAATGGACTGCATACGATGTTTTAAAAACCCTGGAAAGCCAGGGACTTTTAAAAAGAACTTATGCTACCAACGAAAACGAAACAGGACGTTCCGTTGTGGTCTTTTCCCCTACAGAAATGGCGGATCATTTGTTTCAAAAAGAAAGAAGAATATTTTCGAATCCGGAAGAATGGGAAATGATTCTCAACCAGGCAACAAACTTAATTGAAAATCAGCAAAATCTCCCTTTGATGGATGGGATCAATAATATATTGGAGCAAATGAAAAATGTCGATGTTAAGCTGGAATTCTGTGCTTACTTCCTTTGCGTGTTAATTATTTTCCTAAAAAGCCTTGGTAATCCTGTTAAGGAACTAACTGTCAATGTGGTGAATGCATCACAGGAATCAAAAGTGCAGCTTACTGTATTTGTCGGTGCTGTTGTAGGAATGATTATTCAGTCAGTAGGTGAGGAATTAAGTCCTGAAATGGTTACATTGGTACAACAGTTTTTTGATAATGCGAATCAGCTTAATTCAAAAGAATTAGACATTTTAATTTCGTTCATTAAACAAAGTTAA
- a CDS encoding iron-containing alcohol dehydrogenase yields the protein MYKVYCRAFQGVMKTASSFMPWREPDLLEGENSLKELPKLIKRNKIESVLIVTDQGIMSIGLMESFLNDMRQEGINYFIYDKTVPNPTIDNIEEAFQMYTANKCQGIVAFGGGSPIDCAKGVGARAAKPNKSIPQMKGIFKVLKKMPPLFAIPTTAGTGSEATLAAVVSNSKTHEKYAIMDTSLIPHYAVLDPLLIVNLPKHITAATGIDALTHAVEAYIGRSNTKETTKYCLDAVKLIFENLYESYSNGTNIQARSNMQKAAYLAGMAFTRAYVGYVHAIAHTLGGFYSVPHGLANAIILPYVLEYYGESVHKPLAELAELIGIGVPADTTQEKAVKFIEEIKKLNLKMEIPKKVNGIVDSDIPLMVERAIKEANPLYPVPRILNKKDLVNLYQLIKE from the coding sequence ATGTATAAAGTATATTGCAGAGCTTTTCAGGGAGTTATGAAAACAGCTTCCTCCTTCATGCCTTGGCGTGAACCTGATCTATTAGAGGGAGAAAATAGTTTGAAAGAACTGCCGAAACTTATTAAACGCAATAAAATCGAAAGCGTTTTAATCGTTACAGACCAAGGAATCATGTCGATTGGACTAATGGAGTCATTCCTAAATGACATGCGACAAGAAGGAATCAATTATTTCATTTACGACAAAACTGTCCCAAATCCAACGATCGATAATATCGAAGAAGCCTTTCAAATGTACACCGCTAACAAGTGTCAGGGAATTGTGGCGTTTGGGGGCGGTTCTCCAATAGATTGTGCTAAAGGTGTCGGAGCTCGGGCAGCAAAACCAAATAAGAGTATCCCCCAGATGAAGGGTATATTTAAGGTGTTAAAAAAGATGCCTCCGCTATTTGCCATTCCTACCACAGCTGGTACAGGAAGTGAAGCAACGTTAGCTGCAGTTGTTTCCAATAGCAAGACACATGAAAAATATGCCATAATGGATACATCACTTATTCCGCATTATGCTGTCCTTGATCCATTGCTTATCGTTAATCTTCCAAAACATATTACGGCAGCAACAGGGATTGATGCGTTAACACATGCTGTTGAAGCATATATTGGCAGAAGTAACACTAAGGAAACAACAAAATACTGTTTAGATGCTGTAAAATTAATCTTTGAAAATCTCTATGAGTCCTATTCAAACGGAACAAACATACAGGCACGTTCCAATATGCAAAAAGCAGCCTATTTGGCCGGGATGGCATTCACACGTGCTTATGTTGGTTATGTGCATGCGATTGCCCATACGCTTGGTGGATTTTATTCCGTTCCCCATGGACTTGCGAACGCCATTATCCTTCCTTATGTCCTGGAGTACTACGGTGAATCTGTCCACAAACCATTAGCTGAACTTGCAGAATTAATTGGAATTGGTGTACCAGCGGATACTACCCAGGAAAAGGCCGTTAAATTTATTGAAGAAATAAAAAAGCTTAACTTAAAGATGGAGATTCCTAAAAAGGTCAATGGGATTGTCGATAGCGATATTCCACTGATGGTCGAACGTGCCATAAAGGAAGCAAACCCTCTCTATCCTGTACCAAGAATTCTGAATAAAAAAGATCTGGTTAATCTTTACCAACTGATAAAGGAATAG
- a CDS encoding aldehyde dehydrogenase: MQTYNSLITKQKSFFRTDTTKDLAYRLEALQKLRIAIKNNEKKLMSALKGDLNKSEFDSYSTEIGIVLEELRFTIKHLRSWVKPKRVKTPITHIGSRSFIFSEPYGVTLIIAPWNYPFQLAIAPLIGAIAAGNCAVIKPSELTPKTSEVLGKLISDLFPEEYISVVQGGIETSQALLNEKFDYIFFTGSVPVGKVIMEAAAKNLTPVTLELGGKSPCIVHEDANIKLAAKRIAWGKFTNAGQTCIAPDYLYLHKKIKEQFLSEFKKATIELYGEKPLNNVHFTRIVSDKHFQRLCSFLDNGELFMGGDSNQENLMIEPTVVTDITWDDQIMQDEIFGPILPVLEYDVLSEVLEGIHRHPKPLSLYLFTENNNVQQEVVNSVSFGGGCINDTVYHFVSPYLPFGGVGNSGIGAYHGKGNFDTFSHQKSVLKQTTLFDIPFRYPNMKNGLNKIKLFLK; encoded by the coding sequence ATGCAAACCTACAATTCCCTTATTACCAAGCAAAAATCATTTTTTCGGACTGACACTACAAAAGATTTAGCTTATCGACTCGAAGCACTTCAAAAATTAAGGATTGCGATTAAAAATAACGAAAAAAAACTGATGTCTGCCTTAAAGGGGGATTTAAATAAATCTGAATTTGATTCCTATTCCACTGAAATAGGAATTGTGCTCGAAGAATTACGATTTACGATCAAACATTTACGTTCATGGGTGAAACCGAAAAGAGTTAAAACACCTATCACCCATATTGGATCGAGAAGCTTTATTTTTTCAGAACCATATGGTGTGACTCTGATAATTGCCCCTTGGAACTATCCTTTTCAATTAGCAATAGCTCCATTAATCGGTGCCATTGCTGCAGGAAACTGTGCAGTCATTAAGCCTTCAGAATTGACACCGAAAACATCTGAGGTACTTGGGAAACTCATTAGTGATTTATTCCCCGAGGAGTACATTTCCGTTGTGCAAGGAGGCATTGAAACAAGCCAAGCACTGCTTAATGAAAAATTTGATTATATATTTTTTACAGGAAGCGTTCCAGTTGGAAAAGTTATTATGGAGGCGGCAGCTAAAAATTTAACACCTGTTACATTAGAATTGGGTGGAAAAAGTCCTTGTATCGTTCATGAGGATGCCAATATTAAACTAGCAGCGAAGCGTATTGCATGGGGGAAATTTACCAATGCTGGACAAACCTGTATTGCCCCGGATTATTTGTATCTTCATAAAAAAATTAAAGAACAATTTCTCAGTGAATTCAAGAAAGCGACGATCGAATTGTATGGGGAGAAGCCATTAAATAATGTGCATTTCACGAGAATCGTAAGTGATAAGCACTTTCAGCGGTTGTGTTCCTTCCTCGACAATGGTGAACTTTTTATGGGCGGAGACTCAAATCAAGAAAACTTAATGATTGAGCCAACTGTTGTAACAGATATCACTTGGGATGATCAGATAATGCAGGATGAGATATTTGGGCCGATTCTACCTGTACTTGAATACGATGTGCTATCAGAGGTACTTGAAGGAATTCATCGTCACCCTAAGCCGCTCTCACTTTATCTCTTTACGGAAAATAACAACGTTCAACAGGAAGTTGTAAACAGCGTATCTTTTGGTGGAGGCTGTATAAATGACACGGTCTATCACTTTGTCTCCCCTTACCTGCCTTTTGGCGGAGTCGGAAACAGTGGGATTGGCGCCTATCATGGAAAAGGAAACTTTGATACTTTTTCCCATCAAAAAAGCGTTCTTAAACAAACGACCTTATTTGATATCCCGTTTCGATACCCAAATATGAAGAACGGACTTAATAAAATTAAGCTTTTTTTGAAGTAG
- a CDS encoding LysM peptidoglycan-binding domain-containing protein, producing MSTTFIKRKQRLEELRKKKMSVRNKKLATVAFAGALTAVAFMTTKVEACSSTSYTVGKNDTLYSLSKKYNISIKQLMEVNGLTSEKIRAGQQLLVPEHSIKSSSLYTVQKGDTLYSLAKKSGVSMNQLKKINHLHTDKLYIGQKLKLSIDSPAEDIKPVYKVNPGDTLWGIANRFGVKAEDLKKANGLRQDMVLIGQKLTIPGSVIHTKVKVVGAADNFTVEFQHKNKPLILKVAYGTANEYEKKSGQEVTVVHKNGALISIN from the coding sequence GTGAGTACAACGTTTATAAAAAGAAAACAAAGATTAGAGGAATTGCGCAAGAAAAAAATGAGCGTACGTAATAAAAAGCTGGCAACAGTTGCGTTTGCTGGAGCCTTAACGGCTGTTGCGTTTATGACTACAAAAGTCGAAGCCTGTAGCAGCACCTCATATACTGTTGGGAAAAATGACACTCTATATAGCCTATCGAAAAAGTATAATATTAGTATCAAACAGCTAATGGAAGTTAATGGTTTAACTTCAGAGAAAATAAGGGCCGGACAGCAACTTTTGGTACCTGAACATTCTATAAAAAGCTCCAGTCTTTATACTGTTCAAAAAGGGGATACCCTTTATTCTCTTGCTAAAAAATCCGGTGTGAGCATGAATCAATTAAAAAAGATAAATCATTTACATACGGATAAGCTTTACATTGGTCAAAAACTGAAGCTTTCTATTGATTCACCAGCAGAAGACATAAAGCCAGTGTACAAAGTGAATCCAGGAGATACTCTATGGGGAATCGCAAATCGTTTTGGTGTAAAGGCAGAAGATCTAAAAAAAGCGAATGGACTTCGCCAAGATATGGTTCTTATTGGGCAAAAGCTCACTATTCCGGGTTCTGTAATTCATACTAAAGTAAAGGTTGTAGGTGCCGCTGACAACTTTACAGTAGAATTTCAGCATAAGAATAAACCATTAATATTAAAAGTGGCATACGGTACTGCAAATGAATACGAAAAAAAATCAGGGCAGGAAGTAACAGTAGTTCATAAGAACGGGGCCCTAATTTCAATAAATTAA
- a CDS encoding RNA polymerase sigma factor: MNKDREGLVMDWYELYYDDIYRFILYMLGDKQCCEDLVHDTFLRAYSAVDGFENRSAVKTWLFSIAKYLVIDEIRKRKRKRLFSTIRLNQEIPSSFNLEQHIENKEFVLQQLEKIQMLKPNYRLVITLKKIEDCTTKEVAEILDWSESKVRKTLSRALQSLKKMNEIGGGNHGE, translated from the coding sequence TTGAATAAAGATAGAGAAGGGCTCGTGATGGATTGGTACGAACTGTATTATGATGATATTTATCGGTTTATCTTATATATGTTAGGTGATAAACAATGCTGTGAGGATTTAGTCCATGATACATTTCTACGTGCGTATTCAGCAGTTGATGGATTTGAAAATCGGTCGGCAGTTAAAACGTGGCTGTTTAGTATTGCAAAGTATTTGGTGATTGATGAAATTCGTAAACGGAAACGCAAAAGGCTATTTTCCACAATTAGACTTAATCAGGAAATTCCTTCTTCCTTTAATTTAGAACAGCATATTGAAAACAAGGAGTTTGTTCTTCAGCAACTGGAAAAGATACAAATGCTAAAACCCAATTATCGTTTAGTGATAACGTTAAAAAAAATTGAAGATTGTACGACAAAGGAAGTTGCAGAAATTCTCGATTGGTCCGAGTCAAAGGTTCGTAAAACCTTATCAAGAGCATTACAATCCCTTAAGAAAATGAATGAGATAGGAGGGGGAAATCATGGTGAATAA
- the ftsH gene encoding ATP-dependent zinc metalloprotease FtsH: MKQMKPPKKPLIFYYAVTLIIILLLNSFIFPAIFNRSVKEVDYGTFLTMVEKGKVKQVEIEDNTIVFKPYDTSEAKLYKTGTIDDPKLVDRLHKANVKFTKVIPKETSPIVSFILSWVLPLLIFIAIGQWLMKKMQNKMMGGGGALSFGKSNAKVYVEAQTGIVFKDVAGQDEAKEALQEIVDFLHNPKKYKEIGANIPKGALLVGPPGTGKTLLAKAVAGESKVPFFSMSGSEFVEMFVGMGAARVRDLFKQAQEKAPCIVFIDEIDAIGKSRNSGMAGGNDEREQTLNQLLTEMDGFDADKGVVILAATNRPETLDKALLRPGRFDRRVPVELPDLAGRESILRVHATKVKLADDVNFNVIARATSGASGADLANVINEAALRAVRLGRNKVVQNDLEESVEVVIAGYQRKNAVITMKDKLTISYHEIGHALVAAKQSHSAPVHKITIIPRTSGALGYTMQVDEHETILMTKEQALDKITTYMGGRAAEEIIFKTVTSGASNDIEQATKIARAMVTRFGMSEEFDMMALETVNNPYLGGDTSLMVSGETAAKVDTEILKIIKSCHEKAIQILEENKDKLHELTKYLLEKETITGEEFMAILSGKQVTNDIFEKQ, encoded by the coding sequence ATGAAACAAATGAAACCGCCAAAAAAACCGCTAATATTTTACTATGCAGTGACATTGATAATCATTTTACTGTTAAATTCTTTTATTTTTCCTGCCATTTTTAATCGCTCAGTAAAAGAAGTGGATTATGGGACATTCTTAACTATGGTTGAGAAAGGGAAAGTAAAACAGGTAGAAATTGAAGATAACACCATTGTGTTTAAACCATATGATACAAGTGAGGCCAAGCTTTATAAGACAGGAACGATTGATGACCCTAAATTAGTTGACCGCTTGCATAAGGCGAATGTTAAATTTACAAAGGTTATACCGAAAGAAACATCTCCGATCGTAAGTTTTATTCTATCTTGGGTCCTTCCGCTCCTCATTTTTATTGCAATCGGTCAGTGGCTGATGAAGAAGATGCAAAATAAAATGATGGGTGGTGGAGGCGCTTTATCCTTTGGTAAAAGTAATGCAAAAGTATATGTTGAAGCTCAAACAGGAATTGTCTTTAAAGATGTAGCCGGCCAGGATGAAGCAAAAGAAGCCTTACAGGAAATTGTCGATTTTCTGCATAACCCGAAAAAATATAAAGAAATCGGTGCGAATATTCCAAAGGGTGCTTTGTTAGTAGGCCCTCCTGGAACAGGGAAAACCCTTTTGGCAAAAGCGGTAGCAGGGGAATCCAAGGTTCCATTCTTCTCAATGTCAGGTTCTGAATTTGTTGAGATGTTTGTCGGAATGGGTGCTGCAAGGGTAAGGGATTTATTTAAACAGGCACAAGAAAAAGCACCATGTATTGTATTTATTGACGAAATAGATGCCATCGGTAAAAGTCGAAATTCAGGTATGGCAGGCGGCAATGATGAAAGGGAGCAAACATTAAATCAGCTGTTAACAGAAATGGATGGATTCGATGCAGATAAAGGCGTCGTCATCCTCGCCGCAACCAATCGACCAGAAACACTTGATAAAGCACTTTTAAGACCAGGAAGATTTGATCGAAGAGTTCCGGTTGAATTACCTGACTTAGCAGGCCGTGAATCAATTTTGAGAGTACATGCTACAAAAGTGAAGTTAGCTGATGATGTTAATTTCAATGTAATCGCTAGAGCTACATCAGGGGCATCAGGGGCAGATTTGGCCAATGTAATTAATGAAGCGGCACTTAGGGCAGTAAGATTGGGACGAAACAAGGTTGTCCAAAATGATTTAGAAGAGTCTGTTGAGGTGGTCATTGCCGGCTATCAACGGAAAAATGCGGTTATTACGATGAAGGATAAATTAACGATCTCATATCATGAGATTGGACATGCATTGGTTGCAGCGAAACAAAGTCATTCAGCACCAGTCCATAAAATCACGATCATCCCTAGAACCTCCGGCGCTTTAGGCTACACGATGCAGGTAGATGAACATGAAACGATCCTGATGACAAAAGAACAAGCCTTGGATAAAATCACAACCTACATGGGGGGCCGTGCAGCAGAAGAGATTATTTTTAAAACGGTCACTTCAGGTGCCTCCAATGACATTGAACAAGCAACAAAGATTGCCAGAGCAATGGTGACACGGTTTGGGATGAGTGAGGAATTCGATATGATGGCACTGGAAACAGTCAATAATCCGTATTTAGGCGGGGATACCTCCCTGATGGTGTCTGGAGAAACGGCAGCCAAAGTGGATACTGAAATTCTTAAAATTATCAAATCATGTCATGAAAAAGCCATTCAGATTTTAGAGGAAAATAAAGATAAATTACACGAACTAACAAAGTACCTGTTAGAAAAAGAAACGATAACCGGTGAGGAATTTATGGCTATCTTATCAGGGAAACAGGTTACGAATGATATATTTGAAAAGCAGTAA
- a CDS encoding TetR/AcrR family transcriptional regulator encodes MPKITFYNLPEDKKEKLINAVKKEFSRVPLYDASISNIVRSARIPRGSFYQYFEDKEDAFFFILNGIVINNNNNFTSLLRKHNGDLFETMIDFFQYIIQEEENVQFLKNAFLNMTYKIENSFANIFRNRENNDNFKEISSLINTSNLNISNDQDLFHIMQIIFTVTIRNVVEKFAKELSKQEALGNYIIEMNLLKNGLANKNNSY; translated from the coding sequence ATGCCGAAAATTACATTTTATAATTTACCAGAGGATAAAAAAGAGAAGTTAATAAACGCCGTTAAGAAAGAATTTTCAAGAGTACCTTTATATGATGCATCCATTTCTAATATCGTAAGATCAGCGAGAATACCGCGCGGCAGCTTTTATCAATACTTTGAAGACAAGGAGGATGCATTTTTCTTCATATTAAATGGTATTGTTATTAATAATAATAACAACTTTACATCACTTCTAAGAAAACATAATGGTGATCTATTTGAAACTATGATTGATTTTTTCCAATATATTATCCAGGAAGAAGAAAATGTTCAATTCTTAAAAAATGCGTTTTTGAATATGACGTATAAAATAGAAAATAGCTTTGCTAATATTTTTAGAAACCGAGAAAATAACGATAATTTCAAAGAAATTTCATCGTTAATAAATACAAGTAACTTAAACATTTCAAATGATCAAGATTTGTTTCATATTATGCAAATTATTTTCACAGTAACCATACGGAATGTAGTTGAGAAATTTGCAAAAGAGCTGTCGAAACAAGAAGCATTGGGGAACTATATAATTGAAATGAATCTTTTGAAAAATGGACTTGCTAATAAAAATAACAGTTATTAG
- the cls gene encoding cardiolipin synthase, with amino-acid sequence MDVTNASTLLVSIIFVINFLLAAAVLFIERRDIGSTWAWLMILFFIPIVGFIVYLFLGRQLKQKNFYNLSSEERSYLLSAVDEQIHQLQDNRFFHNDLLSKHSDLLLMNVKSSNALLTLDNKIEIFTDGHEKFNSLFEDIRNAKEEIHLQYYIIQRDSLADKLRDELTKKAKEGVKVRLLYDEIGSRRISPAFFNEMISYGGEVEAFFPSFLKLVNFRINNRNHRKLCIIDRKIAYIGGFNIGNEYLGLDKKFGYWRDTHLKIQGEAVSQIQGRFLLDWNYAAKNKMNFEPFSFQVAKHDGKSPVQIIGSGPNTVTEHIKNMYIKLIMSAKRTLYIQSPYFVPDSSFMDACKIALLSGVDVRIMIPSKGDSAVVYWATWAYAGELLDYGAKIYLYEKGFIHAKTIVVDEEVASVGTANIDTRSFRLNFEVNAVIYDEKVAKNLYDLFLQDCQDSSELTMDRYKERSLGIKLKEAITRLLSPIL; translated from the coding sequence ATGGATGTAACGAATGCAAGCACATTACTTGTTTCCATTATTTTTGTTATCAATTTTTTGTTGGCAGCAGCTGTTCTCTTTATTGAACGCCGGGACATTGGCTCAACATGGGCATGGCTTATGATCTTGTTCTTTATTCCCATCGTTGGCTTTATCGTCTATTTGTTTCTAGGCCGACAATTAAAGCAAAAGAATTTTTACAATTTGTCATCTGAAGAAAGAAGTTATCTTCTATCAGCAGTAGATGAACAAATCCATCAACTTCAAGACAATAGATTTTTTCACAATGATTTGCTATCAAAACATTCTGATTTACTCCTGATGAATGTAAAGTCATCCAATGCATTGCTTACATTGGACAATAAAATTGAAATTTTTACTGATGGACATGAAAAATTTAACTCTTTGTTTGAAGATATTAGAAACGCAAAAGAGGAGATTCACCTTCAATATTACATCATTCAACGGGATTCTCTTGCTGACAAACTGCGGGATGAACTCACAAAAAAGGCAAAAGAAGGGGTAAAGGTTAGGCTCCTTTATGATGAAATTGGATCCAGAAGGATTTCTCCTGCTTTTTTTAATGAAATGATTTCTTATGGCGGTGAAGTAGAAGCCTTTTTCCCTTCGTTTCTTAAATTGGTTAATTTCCGGATTAATAATCGAAATCACAGGAAGCTTTGCATTATTGACCGAAAGATTGCCTATATTGGCGGCTTTAATATTGGAAATGAGTACTTAGGATTGGATAAAAAATTTGGCTATTGGCGCGACACACATTTAAAAATCCAAGGGGAAGCAGTTTCCCAAATTCAAGGCAGATTTCTTTTAGATTGGAATTACGCTGCGAAGAACAAGATGAATTTTGAACCATTTTCCTTCCAAGTTGCCAAGCATGATGGAAAAAGTCCGGTACAAATTATTGGGAGCGGTCCTAACACAGTAACGGAACACATTAAAAATATGTATATTAAGTTAATCATGTCTGCTAAAAGAACCCTGTACATCCAATCACCGTATTTTGTTCCAGATTCCAGTTTTATGGATGCCTGTAAAATTGCCTTACTTTCAGGTGTTGATGTAAGAATCATGATTCCTAGTAAGGGTGATTCCGCCGTTGTTTATTGGGCAACTTGGGCATATGCGGGAGAACTTTTAGACTATGGAGCTAAAATTTATCTTTATGAGAAGGGATTTATCCACGCTAAAACCATCGTAGTGGATGAAGAAGTGGCTTCTGTTGGAACTGCTAATATCGACACACGGAGCTTCCGTTTAAATTTTGAGGTAAATGCCGTCATTTACGATGAAAAAGTGGCTAAAAATCTTTATGATTTGTTTCTCCAAGATTGTCAAGATAGCTCTGAATTAACAATGGATAGATACAAAGAACGTTCCCTCGGTATCAAATTAAAGGAGGCCATAACACGTCTCCTATCGCCTATTTTATAA
- a CDS encoding RDD family protein, with protein sequence MNEDRLDIKTPEYVSIQFQLAGLGSRAAAFIIDQLLLTVVNILTIVVLFFVMDGISSVQFLPDSFIPIAITIIILFIVNWGYFFAFEFFLGGRTIGKKLIGIRVIQENGHSITLLSSFIRNLIRIIDSLPTAYFLGIIMIFFHPKHKRLGDLVAGTIVIHERKVKQKKKLTPIEKEIETRGLTKYDIFIDEWTLKSLGMKEWKLISTYASRYPQVPMEERNQLTRQIAEILLPKIGLEVEGKRETDLENTLLVLYLILKDEWEFEL encoded by the coding sequence ATGAATGAAGACCGTTTAGATATTAAAACGCCTGAATACGTTTCGATTCAGTTTCAGCTTGCCGGTTTAGGAAGCAGAGCAGCTGCTTTTATTATCGATCAGTTACTATTAACGGTTGTAAATATATTAACAATAGTTGTGCTTTTTTTTGTTATGGATGGAATATCCTCTGTACAGTTTCTACCGGATAGTTTTATTCCAATAGCTATTACGATTATTATCCTGTTCATCGTGAATTGGGGATACTTTTTTGCGTTTGAATTTTTTTTAGGGGGTAGAACGATCGGGAAGAAACTGATCGGAATCAGAGTGATTCAGGAAAATGGTCACAGCATCACATTATTATCAAGCTTTATCCGGAATCTTATCCGCATAATTGATTCCCTGCCTACTGCATACTTTCTAGGGATAATCATGATATTTTTTCATCCAAAGCATAAACGCCTTGGAGATCTTGTCGCTGGTACGATTGTCATTCATGAGCGAAAGGTAAAACAGAAAAAGAAACTAACTCCAATCGAAAAAGAAATTGAAACTAGAGGGCTTACCAAGTACGATATTTTTATCGATGAATGGACGTTAAAGTCGCTGGGAATGAAGGAATGGAAGCTGATTAGTACATATGCCAGCCGATATCCTCAAGTACCAATGGAAGAAAGAAATCAATTAACAAGACAAATTGCTGAAATCTTGCTTCCGAAAATTGGGCTGGAAGTAGAAGGAAAACGAGAAACTGATTTAGAAAATACGCTCCTTGTACTCTATTTAATCCTGAAGGACGAATGGGAATTTGAACTTTAG